The sequence TGGGGGATGTCTCCTGGTCTCAGTGGCCCAGGTCAATGGCACTGCAGTCCTCAGCATGTCAGATGTCAGGTGTTTGCCATTTTCTCTGGAATAGATAAGACAGCAAGCTGGTGCTTCCATTTTACAAAATCTGTGGGAGGAACTCCTTATACAGATTGGCATCTACTTGTGTGATGCTTAACACCAAGCAGTACCAGACTTGCTCATCTGGACCAAGCCAGGAAGGTTTAGGACTAAAAGCCATCGCTACTAGTAACACTACAAATCTGTCCCATCTGCATCATGGTCGTTATCATCTTGCACCTACCTGCTGGCTCAAATGCTATCTGTTCAGCACTGAATCCTACCCAGCTTGTCACCTGCACTGGGCTCCTGTTGGAGTCACTTTGGTCTCTGCAAAAGATGAGGGGGAGGAAGAGTTTTGGAGCTGTGAACCTATTCCCCTCCGATCATGGGAGGAAGAAGGGCAGGGGGATAGGGGCACTACACTGAGGCACCACTTCAAAGAATGGACATAGCCTTGAGATTGCTGAGGGAGAAGCCTGACACAGCTCAGGTGTTAAAGGACGGCTTGTGCtggaaaaagagaattaaaagtAAGAAAACAGCTGGTCTCCACGACAACCAGAGGGTAAGAAGCACTGAGGTTAACAGCTGTCAGTGATGGATGAAAAGCAACATGGGGGCTGGATGAGAAGGCAGCACTTTGAAAAAGGAATGAGGGAGATTTCCTGCTGAACTGAAACACTTCGCTTTTACAGATTATATTTTGATTTCAAATAATTGTCACTGAATCTCTCTGTAATTcctttcttgttaaaaaaaaaaaagtttttaagctAACCAAATATatatttccttgttttgcttcaaGAAAATAATCTCAGTTATAATGAGCAAGCTTCTGCTTTTACTCTGTCCATTGATTTGCCTAACATTGAGAAGCCTGGTTCAAATGCTTGTACATGGtgaaaccaagcaaaaaaaagaaatgcacaacTGTTGCTTCCTTACAATTCtgaatgaattatttttttctgttgtatccATTGGGATACCTGCTGTGTATTAAACTTAGTGCTTAACAATGTCTTATTCCTTTGGTCTATAAATGTGGTTTATTTAGGTGTGTTACTGGTTCTTTTGCTGTcatatatttcattaaaaatggaaagaactgCCATGCGTTGATGATGCAGTTCAGTGGCTGTTGCCTTCATCACTCCAAGGGATGCAGTACTGTTTGTCAATAGAAGAGAGGCATGAAGGAAGAGAGTATTGTTATGAAACAATGTGAGAGGAAAAAATCAGGACAATACTTCACTGTACAGATTGCCTCTAAACTCTGTAACGGATCTGTGAGTCTAAGCTTTGTAACTGGCAGAAACTGAGTTCTTAAGATTTCTAGCTTAAGCTTTTAGCTTAAAACTTCTAGCTTTAAAGACTTCTAGTTTAAAACAGGCAATCTGCCTTACTGCCAGTGTGACTTTCTTCTTAAGAGCCTGATCCCGCAAGAGTTCAGCTCCCAGGGAATTCAGTGGTCACCATAAACTCTCTAAAGGATCAGACTCTAAGTGGATTAAACAGGAGAAGGAATGCTGTGAAAGCGAACTGCCTCTAGGGAACTGAAAATGTATCACTGTAAGGGTACAGAGACATACCTCACGCTTCCAGCAGTATGAAATTTCTAGCTGGGTACACGCTATAAGAATCTAGATTCTCTCCTCAGAAACCTGCTAATAGAGGCTTTCTGGAACTAAGCCTAATTTCCACCAGACAGTCATTAGGTTGAAACCCTTGAGAGAGAGATAAGCTCTGATCTCTGTAAGACAGGTTTCAAAGCCTTAAGAAAAGATAAAAAGCATAACACACCCCAAATTATTCTAATCACAAAGAGGGAGAGAATATGTTCCTTAGGACAAATTATTCTGGAATATCAGAATGTTTCTACTTTGAAATGGGTAATGCTGTTACTACTTAAATTGCCTTCGTTAAGCTTTAGATTTTAAACCTCTCTGAGATGAACAGAAAGACACTACccacctttttttctgtttgtagaCAGAGCCTGATGTTACTGTGCTGAGCTTCCTACTGTTCTGAAAGGCTTCCTTTGCAGCTAAAGGAACAGAAACATTGTTAGGATATTTAAAGCATGCAGGAGGCAGGACCATCTCTGAACTTCTAGTATGAGGTTTGACCAACAGTGGCCCAGTCTATGAGGTTTTGAGGGAGGATTTCTGTAGCCCTTGCATTTacctaagggggaaaaaaagaagaatgaaaagggATTTGAATGATTGCTGGGAAGGTAAATTTAGACTATAATTTTTGTTAACATTTCAGTGCTGTTGTCTTGCATAAACAATTCAAGTGACCTGTGGGGCCTGGCTGTTAGCTGAAGTTGGATCAAGTCCCGTCCTGGCAGCCACCTACCGAAGTTACGTCACACGTTTTGCAAGCTCGGCTCGCGTTAATGTGACCGTCCACACGTGTTCAGCCAGGCGCAACCTCTGCGCCTCTCTAGAGGATGGAAATCAACAGATGAAATAATCAAATCGGCTGGACCAGACTTGGCACTGGCGCAGCACCTCGACTCCTTCGAACGGGACGTCTTTACAAGCCCCCTTTCATTGCTCTCTTTTGCAGTCTCTGCCCCAGGCGCGGCCGCAGCACGCAGCCGGCTCTACCCTCGCAGCACTGCCCGCCGTAGCGTCAATAAAACCGCCCGACCGAAGCCCCGAGGCCCCCGTGCGGGGCCCGCGAGGACgagcgggccgccgccgccgaggcgaACACCTGCCGGGCAGGCGGCGGAGGGGGAGGACGGAGCCCGGGGCGCTGCGGCCGCCACAAGCCCGGGCGGCGacagggccgcgccgccggggggtggggggagccggggcgggagcCCGGGGCGGCTCCGCGACCGCGCAGCggctcggccgggccgggccgggccgggccccgcctcGGGGGCGCCACCgtggcggcgccgcccgcccttCCGGGCCGGCGGGCGCCATGGGAGCCGGCGGGCTGCGGACGCGGGCGGCGCATACGGCCCTCAgcgcggcgctggcgctggggctgctgctgcaccgCACAGGTgaggccgcgccgcccgcccgccccgctgaGGCGATGCCGCGgcggccgctcccggcgccccccgctccccgcctctCCCCCGCTCCTTCCACTTCCCTCTCGCGCCGCGTTTCGCCCCCTTTCGCTTTCCCTGCGCCCCGCTGCCCGGGGGCGGCTCCGGGGCGGCCCCCAGAGCagggccgcggggaggcggcgcccAGCGCCGTGAGGCGGCTCCAACGGCCGCGTTACGCAAGGCGCCGCCGGGCAGCCGGAGGGGGAAACGCTGCGAGCGGGGCTCCGGAGCGACGCTGACTCGGGACACGGGATCGTCCTGCTTTACAAACCTCGGGCGGGGGGGAAGCGGTGCTAGACAGCAGCGTTAATTCCCTGTGCGGATGCTCCCCGGCCGCTGAGCTGCGCGACCCCTTCGCTCGGGGCACGGAGAAAATCCCTAAACCTTTGGCAAGGAATTACCGCTCTCCTGGGGTTTTGGGGGACCTTTCAGATCTGCGGAGGCAAGAGGAGCGCGGCGAGCTGCTGCAGCCTCTGGTCTTCGTCCTGCTGGTACTGTGCTCCGTCCTGCTTTACTTTAAGGTGTCCCTCATGGATCCGGGGTTCGTTCAGCCTGATGAGGAAGTACAGGTAAATCACTTCATGACTGAAAGTGCTGGGGCTATAAAATCtgtaggtttttttggtttttttttttttgctttttccctaCTGTGCCAGATAACAGTCTGAAACGGTTTCTGTTGCATTTGGCGTGAAGGAAACATGCACAGAGCTTTGGGGATTAAGTCTCTGATTCATTTTATGTATAAAAACAGCAGGGATCACCCAGACTTGAAGCGCATCTTGAGGAGCACGCTCCCTTCGTAAGGGCGCTGCGCCGCCTCCGTGCGGGTCCTCTCCTGCCCCGGAGGCTGCCAGGCCCCGTGGAAGGCAAACAGGTCTTGGCGCGGGCTAACGGCTGCTGCCTGGTGCGAGTACAGAAAGAACCGAGTTGAACAGCAAGCTTGGAAGGAAATACTCTTGGCAGCACTATTTATCGAGCTGTTCATAGATCTGTTGCCCTCTCAGAGGACAGACACACAAACAAGCACCAGCAAGATAAATGGAGGTGTGAAGTTACGGTAACTGAGAGGGAGCCTACGCCAGGTTCGCTGCCTTACTGACTGGGTAGGACAAAAGCAACTAGGcgttattatttttaatcttccACCGTTAACGTAAATGGCTGGATTATGAATAAGTAGCACTGCTTTTACTGAAAGGACATCATTATTGTGTTTGGAAGCAGAGTCTGATCTTGCTTATTTACATCCCAGAATGTAGTTTGGGGGTCCAGGTGGTGTCTTATCAACAATTATTTCTGCCTGAACACAAACATTCCTTTGAATGGTTACAGTAACCTGTTCTCTCTGGCTGTACCTTAACTATCCAAAGTGGAGTTTCATGGAACAGTACTTACATAGCAGCTTCTGTACTTCTCCAGGAATTATTCCTCATGATAGAGATAACAAGCACTGTATATTCATGAAGTAAAAGGATCCAGACAGCTCAGTTATGCCAAATGGGCTAATAGCTGCTGTTACTTCAGGCAGCAGCACGTGAAACGTCCTTAGTCGCTCCCTCTGTCATTTTTGGTAGGCTGGAAAGACTGAAGAACAAAGCATGGTGACACCCCCAGTTTCAAGCAATATTAAGATGCGGCGTTGTGGCTACTGCATGGTGAAGGTAAGTATTCATGACACGCTCGAAGGGAATGGGATGGCCAATTTAAAAGTTTGTATTCCTTTGACAACATCTTTGTACGGCTGGTGTCGCCTGTGTTTTCTTGCTCAGCCATTGCTCCTCACTGTTCTGTGGGTTGGAGGCATGGCAGACCTGATCAGTTCTGTCACAGCATCACCCTCTTGCTGAAAGACTCACAGCAAAAGCAAATACAGCTAGCAAATTGATTTCAGGTACAATCCTGCACGGGAGAGTGATCCAGACTTATTGTGCAACTAAAGATGTAATGATAGAAATTGGAATGTATGCTAAGGTTCCAAGGTTGAAAAAAGTCCCTGCTAGCTTAGAGAAAGAAGGATCTGCTTTTGCTCTATTCCACCATGGGAAAATTATATTTTacatctccttctctggagatattcaaaacatgcctggatgcaatcctgtgcaatgtgctctaggtgaccctgcttgagcaggggggttggactagatgatctccagaggtcccttccaacctcagcgattctgtgattctacgtTCTTATTGCCATGCCAGTCAGACCTTATTGTATTGTCAATAAAAGCTTATCTTGAAGTTATTTTGATAGCAAGTCAGAAAGGCAGCTGAGCACAACATATAACAACCTGTAGCAGCTGTGAGCTTGTTTGGAAGCCTAGAAACAACAAAACGTTAACCTGAATTGTAAAACatagcatgaagaaaaaaatcagagcaattAAATTAGTTCTTCAAAGAGATTGCCTAAAGCCTAGAAATGCCCGTTTTCAAAGTGCTCCTTATCAGTTTAATAAAATCCAGTATTATCCCAGCTTCCATGTATTCTTGAAGAGTATCTGCCAAAAATAATCAGCTTGTAGCAAGAGGATAAGCTGGCTTCAGGGAACAAATCCTAGGAGGCACATCCACATTACTTTCCTCAGCCATATCTTTCATCTTCTCTGCCCTGGTACTTGAGCTGCTTTCCTGCCCAAGTGCCTTGTGCTCATACAGAAGTAGAGACACTTCCCTCCTCTATGCAGTCCCCTAAAGACatcccatccctgcacactcatTCAATAGCAGCGGTCCTAGTTTTTCACCTCAACTCTCTGCTCATGCTTTCCCGAATAGCTACAGCCTATTTGAATAAATTGATCGGCCATATCTCCCTACTTTGCACACTGGGCTTCCCCTATAGGTAGATAATAAAGAACATATACAGGTGCAGGAGAGTCATTTAATTTGAATCTCACCCCTTTTGGATCTGTACCAGGCGATCATGATCCCCTTTACTTGTCTTAGTACTGTTTATGTTGTACTTTGATCTCAAGAGGGAGTTGCTTTTGGGGCTGCCTTGCTGTGGAGGAGGACAATTTTGCATGATGCTCTTTTCTACAAAATAGGGAATTGAACAGGAATGGACTATTGCTAGTGTCTTGTTTCTTCTGCAGCAACCAATGCGAGCCAAGCACTGCCAGCTGTGCCAACACTGTGTTCGGCGTTATGACCATCACTGTCCTTGGATTGAGAACTGTGTAGGAGAGAAGAATCACCCTCTCTTCATAGTCTACTTGAGCGTGCAGCTTGTAGTTCTGCTGTGGGCTTGGTATATTGCTTGGTGAGTCCTGGAGGCAGCAGTTTCACCACTCCTTTTGATGCTCCTAAAGCCCTAGTGAAGGTTTTGTGCAGAACAGAGCAGTGATTGGATTAGCTTTGTATCTTCACCTCCTTTTGCATACTGACGCTCAGCTCTTCTGAGACCCCTAATCT comes from Apteryx mantelli isolate bAptMan1 chromosome 21, bAptMan1.hap1, whole genome shotgun sequence and encodes:
- the ZDHHC12 gene encoding palmitoyltransferase ZDHHC12, translated to MGAGGLRTRAAHTALSAALALGLLLHRTDLRRQEERGELLQPLVFVLLVLCSVLLYFKVSLMDPGFVQPDEEVQAGKTEEQSMVTPPVSSNIKMRRCGYCMVKQPMRAKHCQLCQHCVRRYDHHCPWIENCVGEKNHPLFIVYLSVQLVVLLWAWYIAWSGLYFEQSWDWLQHNIFLITSFLLIVIFTIVVLLLLISHLYLVSCNTTTWEFMSHHRISYLKHSELENPFDQGVVLNLWRFFCSCHLTAWEKIYFHRDSEPV